DNA sequence from the Desulfobaccales bacterium genome:
CCAGGATGGTGCGTCCGGGATACTGGGCCAGGTGGCTTAAAGAGATGCGGAAGAGCCACGGTTTCATGGCAGTAAGCGACCATCCTGCAACCGCACCACCCTGTCCGCTGCCTGCCCAGCCTCCGGGGCATGGCTCACCACGATGATGGTCTTGCGCCATTGGCTATGCAGGTACGAGAAAAGTTCAAGGATCTGGGCGGCGGTAACTGAATCCAGGTTCCCGGTAGGCTCATCGGCCAGAATGACCGCGGGTTGGTTGATCAGGGCCCGGGCAATGGCGGCCCTCTGCATCTCGCCGCCCGATACCTGGTGCGGCTTGTGGTCACGGCGGGCGCTTAACCCCACCTCCCCCAACCACCGGGCCGCTTCCTGCTGGGCCTGGTGATAAGCGCTCCCTTGGAGGACCCGGGGGAGGGCGACATTCTCTTCCAGGGTCAGGAGAGGCAGCAGGTTAAAGGACTGAAAAACCACCCCTATGCGGTCGCGCCTAAACCGGGTCAGTTCGGGCTCCTGGAGGGTCGCCAGGTCGCGGCCCTCCAGAAATACCCGGCCACTGCTGGGAGGTTCCAGGCCGCCAATGATGTGCAAAAGGGTGCTCTTGCCGCAGCCGCTCTTGCCGGTTATGGCAACGAATTCCCCTGAGTTGATCTGCAGGTTAAGGTTATGGAGGGCCTGAATCGCTTCGGGCCCCCGGTAATAAACCTTGCTCACCTGCTCTAATTTGATCACTCTGGTCTCCGATACTATGCCAATGAATTTATTATACCTGCCGCACCCGGGAATTTAAAGTTCGTCCCGCCTAGTGCCGATACGTTGGCAAGGGTG
Encoded proteins:
- a CDS encoding ABC transporter ATP-binding protein, coding for MIKLEQVSKVYYRGPEAIQALHNLNLQINSGEFVAITGKSGCGKSTLLHIIGGLEPPSSGRVFLEGRDLATLQEPELTRFRRDRIGVVFQSFNLLPLLTLEENVALPRVLQGSAYHQAQQEAARWLGEVGLSARRDHKPHQVSGGEMQRAAIARALINQPAVILADEPTGNLDSVTAAQILELFSYLHSQWRKTIIVVSHAPEAGQAADRVVRLQDGRLLP